In a single window of the Patescibacteria group bacterium genome:
- a CDS encoding N-acetylmuramoyl-L-alanine amidase: MKKFVIYLIYLFIFILFPFPIVFAQQDYFYDANGQQIYYNPTNGEQTIYSPDWQQEQDAIQQYNNQQISNEYRREVCWDTCKTSCNALYERDLGNKNSLGNKWSNCTEGYNCCVSLCKLKGGTCKTSCSTDNEKIDPAKCETGLCCVSKANTESEAKKNLFKPEVPIPGFQDEVEISPDLLATYISAVYNYVLYLAGVMAVIVIMIGGFQWVSAGGNESKIGEAKERIVGAIIGLVITLGSFLLLKTINPNLVVTKSLNVGIIEPVEIPEGTSSELNSASAIRNRTEYIIIHTAAGIMTRDAVNNYHLSLGWRGGIGYNRYIERDGRVVDGRGDDKVGAHATNYNSKSVGVSYSGCAEWQSNRHTSNQDLVTAVNNETIKEIQLVALINEIKRLQSKYDIPKNMVVGHNELGVPKACPCLNMDQIRSRINQ; encoded by the coding sequence ATGAAAAAATTTGTTATATATTTAATTTATTTGTTTATTTTTATATTATTTCCATTTCCTATTGTGTTTGCTCAACAAGATTATTTTTATGATGCCAATGGACAGCAAATATATTATAATCCTACGAATGGTGAGCAAACAATATATAGTCCAGATTGGCAACAGGAACAAGATGCTATTCAACAATATAATAATCAACAAATAAGTAATGAATACAGAAGAGAAGTATGTTGGGATACTTGTAAAACTTCTTGTAATGCTTTGTATGAGAGAGATCTTGGAAATAAAAATTCTCTAGGTAATAAATGGTCTAATTGTACTGAAGGATATAATTGTTGTGTATCACTTTGTAAATTGAAAGGTGGAACTTGTAAAACTTCATGTTCTACTGATAATGAAAAAATTGATCCCGCTAAATGTGAAACTGGTCTATGCTGTGTTAGTAAAGCTAATACAGAATCTGAAGCTAAGAAAAATTTGTTTAAACCAGAAGTCCCTATTCCAGGATTTCAGGATGAGGTTGAGATAAGCCCAGACTTATTGGCAACGTATATATCCGCTGTATATAATTATGTTCTTTATTTAGCTGGAGTAATGGCTGTAATAGTAATAATGATAGGTGGATTTCAGTGGGTATCAGCGGGTGGAAATGAATCAAAAATAGGTGAAGCAAAAGAGCGTATAGTTGGAGCTATCATAGGACTTGTAATTACGCTTGGTTCTTTCTTATTACTAAAAACAATAAATCCTAATCTTGTTGTAACAAAATCTTTAAATGTAGGCATAATAGAACCAGTAGAAATACCAGAAGGAACTAGTTCTGAGCTAAATTCTGCCTCTGCAATTAGGAATAGAACAGAATATATTATTATACATACAGCAGCTGGTATTATGACTAGAGATGCTGTAAATAATTATCACCTTAGTTTGGGTTGGAGAGGGGGTATAGGTTATAATAGGTATATAGAAAGGGATGGTCGTGTTGTAGATGGAAGAGGTGATGATAAAGTTGGTGCACATGCTACAAATTATAATAGTAAAAGTGTTGGTGTGTCATATTCTGGTTGTGCAGAGTGGCAATCTAATAGGCATACTTCTAATCAAGACCTTGTTACTGCTGTTAATAATGAAACGATAAAAGAAATACAATTAGTTGCATTAATAAATGAGATAAAGAGACTACAAAGTAAATATGATATTCCAAAAAATATGGTGGTTGGTCATAATGAATTAGGTGTTCCCAAGGCATGTCCTTGTTTAAATATGGATCAAATAAGATCACGTATTAATCAATAG
- a CDS encoding thioredoxin domain-containing protein: MKEKENKLLSMSVFFLIVIFFSFLIYNIVSSFKILKTKNTNEVIESITTENYVLSNFENDPVKGKLNTAVTIYLFADYELENVKNILGIIDQIILKYPDKVNFVWKDLPLPNHYFAKAAALAARCALPSEKYWEYQAKLLENQGHYSFELYKNIANELNIPLTDFLSCYQSQRYLVDIEYNINEAYVLNIKDIPAIFVNQDRYTEEINFEKLDIIISNLIK, encoded by the coding sequence ATGAAAGAAAAAGAAAATAAACTTTTATCAATGTCAGTATTTTTTCTTATTGTGATATTTTTTTCATTTTTAATTTATAATATTGTTTCAAGTTTTAAAATTTTGAAAACAAAAAATACAAATGAAGTTATCGAAAGTATTACAACAGAAAATTATGTTTTATCTAATTTTGAAAATGATCCGGTGAAAGGAAAATTGAATACAGCAGTTACTATTTATTTATTTGCAGATTATGAACTAGAAAATGTAAAGAATATTCTTGGTATTATTGATCAAATTATATTGAAATATCCAGATAAAGTAAATTTTGTATGGAAAGATTTACCACTTCCAAATCACTATTTTGCAAAGGCAGCCGCACTTGCTGCAAGATGCGCTCTTCCTAGTGAAAAATATTGGGAGTATCAAGCCAAACTTTTGGAAAATCAAGGTCATTATTCTTTTGAATTGTATAAAAATATAGCAAATGAATTAAATATTCCTCTTACTGATTTTTTGTCATGTTATCAATCCCAAAGGTATCTTGTTGATATAGAATATAATATAAATGAAGCTTATGTGTTAAATATAAAAGATATTCCTGCAATTTTTGTAAATCAAGATAGATATACTGAAGAAATAAATTTTGAAAAGTTGGATATTATTATAAGTAATTTAATAAAATAA
- the radA gene encoding DNA repair protein RadA, protein MKIVYSCSKCGAQFPKWSGRCSECSSWGTLEKEVITNSEKKEKENILKDVKIDFIDLSKISNSENQKLKTDFDSFDIAIGGGIVKGSLVLLGGEPGIGKSTIISQILSDKFKTLYISGEETASSVKSRIDRLNIKVKNLQFLAENSLEVILSASLKSKPDLLIVDSIQTIYTGDIDSDAGGVSQVRACTVKLMEIARKLNMAILIVSHVNKSGDLAGPKALEHLVDCVVSLEGDRLNRYRMLRIIKNRYGSTDNSEVLEMTKTGFKKVINPSNIYLSSLKGETKGTIITSIVDGNQVLMLELQALINKTNFGYPKRTTSGFDQKRLELLLAVLSTRADMNLGSYDIYINLTGGFKVNDRSLDLSVAMAIMSAYYDKNTKESTIVFGELGLSGEVRSVPKTKERIKEAIALGFKNIIVSKFDKKIDVKGVNLIEVENIKDLEKYLVK, encoded by the coding sequence ATGAAAATAGTATACTCATGTTCTAAGTGTGGAGCACAATTTCCAAAATGGTCAGGACGATGTAGTGAGTGTAGTTCTTGGGGAACTTTGGAAAAAGAAGTCATTACAAATTCAGAGAAAAAAGAAAAGGAAAATATTTTAAAAGATGTGAAAATTGATTTTATAGACTTATCAAAAATATCAAATAGCGAAAATCAAAAATTGAAAACTGATTTTGATTCTTTTGATATTGCAATAGGTGGCGGAATTGTAAAAGGTTCACTTGTTTTACTTGGTGGTGAGCCAGGAATTGGAAAGTCTACTATTATTTCTCAGATATTATCTGATAAATTTAAGACATTATATATTTCAGGAGAGGAGACTGCATCTTCAGTAAAGTCCCGTATTGATAGATTAAATATAAAAGTAAAAAATTTACAATTTTTAGCAGAAAATAGTTTGGAAGTAATTTTATCAGCATCACTAAAGTCAAAGCCAGATTTATTAATTGTTGATTCTATTCAAACTATTTATACAGGTGATATAGATTCTGATGCTGGAGGGGTAAGTCAAGTAAGAGCATGCACTGTAAAACTTATGGAAATTGCTAGAAAATTGAATATGGCAATTTTGATAGTAAGTCATGTAAATAAGTCAGGTGATCTCGCTGGACCAAAAGCGCTTGAGCATTTAGTCGATTGTGTTGTGAGTTTGGAAGGAGATAGATTGAACAGATATAGAATGCTTAGGATTATAAAAAATAGATATGGAAGCACAGACAATTCTGAAGTATTGGAAATGACAAAAACCGGATTTAAAAAAGTTATAAATCCATCAAATATATACTTATCTAGTTTGAAAGGAGAGACAAAAGGAACAATTATTACTTCAATTGTTGATGGAAATCAAGTACTTATGCTTGAACTTCAAGCACTTATAAACAAAACAAACTTCGGTTATCCAAAACGTACTACTTCTGGATTTGATCAGAAGCGTTTGGAATTATTACTTGCAGTATTGTCCACCAGGGCCGATATGAATTTGGGCTCTTATGATATTTATATAAATTTAACAGGTGGTTTTAAGGTAAATGATAGATCGCTAGATTTGTCAGTAGCTATGGCAATAATGTCTGCATATTATGACAAGAACACAAAAGAAAGTACAATTGTTTTTGGCGAACTCGGTCTAAGTGGAGAGGTAAGGTCAGTACCAAAAACAAAGGAAAGAATAAAAGAAGCAATTGCCTTGGGATTTAAAAATATTATAGTTTCAAAATTTGATAAAAAAATAGATGTAAAAGGTGTAAATCTTATTGAAGTAGAAAATATAAAAGATTTGGAAAAATATTTAGTAAAATAA